The following coding sequences are from one Salvia hispanica cultivar TCC Black 2014 chromosome 3, UniMelb_Shisp_WGS_1.0, whole genome shotgun sequence window:
- the LOC125214897 gene encoding uncharacterized protein LOC125214897, with protein sequence MSNNLVSQYPISDRQLAQMEHGSSSLEFPVPEMPMKMAGQVPSNPEPQHFSVPVDQSGLLESLSGDSGFNASLLPNNMLGHNESSGVGMGSNQVWMSNQLGPEHAISPNSIAAQKASFPLKRKAEMEPSSNSDTSQQFTEPYNRPAHVGSDANSPGHLQHSAHQKRTAQSQSRLGSPVTPVQPIKKMMRNDSMSGKSGLQRGQTGKRQTAQTGSASKVPSDSSEGIRSKLRESLSAALALACQNQENALITQKNQQDTHNALDPQDSHVSSSSEGGQVPVSGSADIFPSNELASFNKTGGSQVFTAELPHGESRGNEAQAFQGFQYSLPDEDVPFGDNFFVKDDLLQGNGLSWAFDFDMHMGEGKESQHTEKSLKDEAIMPKQEVATLTPEDLAFKIEAELFKLFGDANKKYREKGRSLLFNLKDRNNPELRERVMSGKISPERLCSMSAEELASKELTEWRMAKAEELAQMKVLPDTEVDIRRLVRKTHKGEFQVEVEHDDPIVAEVSAGTSLLTRPLKKKTVESQSPSGASIEYKEKVTGQGNSLEGPDLPGSLIIQTDGTDPMQGMMVDELKDTDLPPIVSLDEFMESLNNEPPFENLSADGGKKSPVSYGESPKRPSNLRASNRVSEIRKDATPKKAPLVKKPNSKDLSGSPAKETARPSDVPKKADLVWNGILQLTISSSITVGGLFYSGEKTSTKEWSGSLEIKGRVRVDAFEKFLQELPMSRTRAVMVLHFILRDKSSEEQRSNLTEAISSYIGDERLGYAEPVAGVELYLCPPASRMFEMLNKHILRERPGTEESFENGLIGVVVWRRAHISNAISPNSSSHQKHAFKKQPLAAPPKRFHDSPNLNPNTPTRKSQLPPADDDDDDIPPGFGPGAAEKDDDDLPEFNFSARELNPSASRNQLHGFKKLTRPVEDVRELIKKYGQGGPSVVTSKSVVVDDRRLGIEPWNDDDDDDIPEWRPQAPQQLPHHQPYAVPHGHQLPLHLHPSDGRTPPPAVTQLQRPPGGAWAPPPGYQHGPRWRQY encoded by the exons ATGTCCAACAATTTGGTTTCCCAGTACCCGATCTCAGATAGGCAGTTGGCTCAGATGGAGCATGGTTCTAGCTCTCTTGAATTTCCAGTGCCAGAGATGCCTATGAAAATGGCAGGACAGGTACCAAGCAATCCTGAGCCACAACATTTCTCTGTACCAGTAGATCAAAGTGGTCTATTAGAGTCTCTCTCTGGTGATTCTGGGTTCAATGCCTCATTGTTGCCGAATAATATGTTGGGGCATAATGAATCCTCTGGTGTTGGTATGGGATCAAACCAAGTTTGGATGTCGAACCAGCTAGGTCCGGAGCATGCAATTTCTCCCAACAGCATAGCTGCACAGAAGGCTTCATTCCCATTGAAGCGGAAGGCTGAGATGGAACCGTCGTCAAACAGTGATACTTCTCAGCAGTTTACTGAGCCTTACAATCGGCCAGCACATGTGGGATCTGATGCTAATTCTCCTGGACATCTGCAGCATTCAGCACATCAAAAGAGAACTGCCCAATCCCAGTCTCGATTGGGCTCTCCAGTTACGCCTGTTCAACCTATCAAGAAAATGATGCGGAATGACTCCATGTCTGGTAAGTCTGGCTTACAGCGTGGGCAAACTGGAAAGCGACAAACTGCCCAAACTGGATCTGCATCCAAGGTTCCTTCAGATTCATCCGAAGGAATAAGGTCTAAACTGAGGGAATCTTTGTCTGCGGCATTGGCTTTGGCATGTCAGAACCAGGAGAATGCCTTGATAACTCAGAAAAACCAGCAGGATACACATAATGCCTTGGACCCACAGGATTCTCATGTCTCTAGTTCTAGTGAGGGAGGTCAGGTTCCTGTTTCTGGTTCTGCAGACATTTTCCCTTCCAATGAATTGGCCTCATTTAACAAAACAGGTGGTTCTCAGGTATTCACTGCTGAGCTACCTCATGGTGAAAGTAGAGGGAATGAAGCTCAGGCTTTCCAGGGGTTCCAGTATAGTTTGCCTGATGAGGATGTTCCATTTGGTGATAACTTCTTTGTTAAAGATGATCTTCTGCAGGGCAATGGGCTTTCTTGGgcatttgattttgatatgcATATGGGAGAGGGTAAGGAAAGTCAACATACTGAAAAGTCGCTGAAAGATGAAGCAATTATGCCGAAACAAGAAGTTGCAACTTTGACACCAGAAGACTTGGCTTTCAAAATTGAAGCTGAGCtgtttaaattatttggtgatgcgaacaaaaaatatagagagaaaGGCAGGTCTCTTTTGTTCAACCTCAAAGATCGTAACAATCCGGAACTGAGAGAAAGAGTCATGTCTGGCAAAATATCTCCGGAAAGGTTATGTTCAATGTCAGCTGAAGAGCTTGCTTCCAAGGAGTTAACAGAGTGGCGTATGGCAAAAGCAGAAGAGTTGGCACAAATGAAAGTTTTACCTGATACTGAGGTTGATATAAGACGTTTGGTCAGGAAAACACACAAGGGTGAGTTTCAGGTGGAAGTGGAGCATGATGATCCCATCGTTGCAGAGGTATCTGCTGGGACTTCTTTGTTGACACGAcctttaaagaaaaaaactgtTGAATCTCAATCTCCTTCTGGAGCTAGCATTGAATATAAAGAGAAGGTTACAGGCCAAGGAAACAGTTTAGAAGGCCCGGATCTCCCGGGCAGCCTGATTATTCAGACGGATGGAACTGATCCAATGCAAGGAATGATGGTGGATGAACTCAAGGATACTGACCTGCCTCCTATTGTTTCGTTGGATGAGTTTATGGAGTCCCTTAATAATGAGCCTCCATTTGAGAATCTATCTGCAGATGGGGGGAAGAAGTCTCCTGTATCATATGGTGAAAGCCCAAAACGTCCTAGCAACCTTAGGGCTTCTAATCGTGTTTCAGAAATACGAAAAGATGCTACCCCCAAAAAGGCTCCTTTAGTCAAGAAACCTAACTCGAAGGATTTGAGTGGTAGTCCTGCAAAAGAAACAGCTCGTCCTAGTGATGTACCGAAGAAAGCTGATTTAGTCTGGAATGGTATCCTTCAGCTCACCATATCATCCTCAATCACTGTTGGTGGCCTATTTTACAG TGGTGAGAAGACATCAACAAAGGAGTGGTCTGGTTCTCTTGAGATCAAGGGCAGAGTTAGAGTTGATGCATTTGAAAAATTTCTGCAAGAACTCCCCATGTCTCGAACACGTGCAGTCATG gTTCTCCACTTCATTTTGAGGGACAAATCATCTGAGGAGCAGCGTTCTAACCTCACTGAG GCTATTAGCTCGTACATAGGTGACGAGAGGCTGGGATACGCTGAGCCAGTCGCAGGCGTGGAGCTCTACCTCTGCCCGCCGGCTTCTAGAATGTTTGAAATGTTGAACAAGCATATACTCCGGGAACGCCCAGGAACTGAGGAATCCTTCGAAAACGGACTAATTGGTGTAGTTGTATGGAGAAGAGCTCATATAAGCAACGCAATATCACCTAATTCATCGTCCCACCAAAAACACGCCTTCAAAAAGCAACCTTTAGCTGCTCCCCCTAAGAGATTTCATGACTCGCCGAATCTTAATCCTAATACCCCAACTAGGAAATCCCAGCTGCCCCCGGCGGATGACGACGACGATGACATCCCGCCTGGGTTCGGCCCTGGTGCAGCGGAGAAGGACGACGATGATTTACCCGAATTCAACTTCTCCGCCAGGGAATTGAACCCGTCAGCGTCTCGTAATCAACTCCACGGTTTTAAAAAGCTGACAAGACCAGTAGAGGATGTGAGAGAGCTTATCAAGAAATATGGGCAAGGTGGGCCTAGTGTGGTGACCAGTAAGAGTGTGGTAGTAGATGATAGGAGATTGGGGATTGAACCTTGGAATGATGACGACGATGATGATATACCGGAGTGGCGGCCGCAGGCCCCACAACAGCTGCCGCACCACCAGCCTTACGCGGTGCCCCACGGCCATCAGCTGCCGCTGCACTTACATCCTAGTGATGGTCGTACGCCTCCACCTGCTGTGACCCAGCTGCAGCGGCCACCCGGTGGAGCTTGGGCTCCGCCACCGGGTTACCAACATGGTCCGAGATGGAGGCAGTACTAG
- the LOC125214898 gene encoding pentatricopeptide repeat-containing protein At1g63330-like isoform X1 gives MISHQFNFWGLCKISELSVECSFVPKRKRWFFSLSHFMRISTSCCAAQDTGFSSDDNVLLESCEYRELQQRMQRHAASGCITKALETLNFMRDNVLGKPTTYDYNAMIRYFLKSGSVSFDELFEVYSGMKRFGPSPNLLTYQTLLNGFIYVGRSKAAMYIAGEMMASGFSPSFTIMSKLFKKLLKTESVVDAVMLLEIMLSVNYIPSQYDISVLIQGLCHVGMVQVAISLFVKISGKGYFCGGIIYNPILWALCKSSKTFVALAFFGFLEKKGFVRSVYSYTALVYGFSKDRLWREAFFCLEEMENVGCKPSLVTYTVLIKFLCDDGKIDVALNLLGKMEESGYNPDLVVYNIVLREFCTQGRVDDAYDLIQLIDQKGLSPDMYTHAALAGGMLKRGNVEFVNKLLLNIILRHCSVDTAVYNIYLHSMCCDSNSGEALSLMQSVMEKGFRPTNRSYNIILKGLCKERNFYEAFKLFDCILWPSNGPDLISLNTVLSAACKLGNSAIVQRILWQMEHEGIKLDVVSLTSLIQYYCTVGKITDCLKLVESMVINGPKPNTVTVNTLLIGLCKNHLLGLAETFFNYFKQIGVLADTTTYNILIRAFIHEGNDLMVDELSREMSSRKLRLDLGTYNCFVHALCRRGKIALALHLRDQLRENGIPPNIFIYNTIMKAMFMKGMFWEIIDLLKDMYVDGCEPNEGSYKLLKEAKLKGWMKGSPQALQMRVFVMFGKLS, from the coding sequence ATGATAAGTCATCAGTTTAATTTTTGGGGTTTATGCAAAATTTCTGAACTTTCTGTAGAATGTTCTTTTGTACCCAAGAGAAAAAGATGGTTTTTTTCGCTGTCCCACTTTATGAGGATTTCCACTTCTTGCTGTGCTGCTCAAGATACTGGTTTCTCATCAGATGACAATGTGCTGCTGGAATCGTGCGAATACAGAGAGTTGCAGCAGAGAATGCAGCGGCATGCTGCCTCGGGGTGCATTACCAAAGCCCTCGAGACTCTGAACTTCATGAGGGATAATGTTCTGGGTAAACCTACCACTTATGACTATAATGCTATGATCAGGTATTTCTTAAAGTCGGGTAGTGTGTCGTTCGATGAGTTGTTTGAGGTGTACAGTGGGATGAAAAGATTTGGGCCAAGCCCGAATCTGTTAACTTATCAAACACTCTTGAATGGGTTCATTTATGTTGGAAGATCGAAAGCTGCAATGTATATCGCAGGCGAGATGATGGCGTCTGGGTTTTCCCCTTCATTTACAATTATGTCAAAGTTGTTCAAAAAGCTACTGAAAACAGAAAGTGTAGTTGATGCTGTTATGTTGCTTGAGATTATGTTGAGTGTCAACTATATTCCAAGTCAGTATGATATAAGTGTCTTGATCCAAGGTCTTTGCCATGTAGGGATGGTTCAGGTGGCAATTTCATTGTTTGTGAAGATTTCAGGAAAGGGATACTTTTGTGGGGGGATTATTTATAATCCCATACTCTGGGCTTTATGTAAATCCAGTAAAACTTTTGTCGCATTAGCATTTTTTGGTTTCTTAGAAAAGAAGGGATTCGTGCGATCTGTTTACTCTTATACTGCGTTGGTTTATGGTTTTAGTAAGGATAGGCTGTGGCGTGAAGCTTTTTTCTGTTTAGAGGAAATGGAAAATGTTGGTTGTAAGCCTAGTCTGGTCACTTATACAGTACTTATTAAGTTTCTCTGTGATGACGGGAAAATTGATGTGGCACTGAACCTTTTGGGAAAGATGGAAGAGAGCGGATATAACCCTGACTTAGTTGTATACAACATAGTTCTCCGTGAGTTTTGCACTCAAGGTAGAGTAGATGATGCTTATGATCTTATTCAACTTATTGATCAAAAGGGCTTGTCACCTGACATGTATACTCATGCCGCATTAGCTGGAGGCATGTTGAAAAGGGGCAATGTAGAGTTCGTCAATAAGTTGTTGCTCAATATTATACTAAGGCACTGCTCTGTAGATACTGCCGTTTACAACATATATCTGCATTCCATGTGTTGTGATAGTAATTCTGGAGAAGCTTTGTCCTTGATGCAGAGTGTGATGGAAAAGGGTTTTAGACCTACTAATAGATCATACAACATAATTCTTAAGGGATTGTGCAAAGAGAGAAATTTTTATGAAGCTTTCAAGTTATTTGATTGTATCTTGTGGCCTAGCAATGGCCCTGATTTGATTTCCTTGAATACTGTTTTGTCTGCTGCATGTAAACTAGGAAATTCAGCCATTGTTCAGAGAATTTTGTGGCAGATGGAACATGAAGGAATAAAACTTGACGTTGTGAGCTTAACATCTCTGATTCAGTATTATTGTACAGTTGGCAAAATAACAGACTGCTTAAAGCTCGTGGAGTCCATGGTGATCAATGGTCCCAAGCCTAATACAGTCACTGTGAACACCCTTCTTATTGGACTCTGCAAGAATCATCTACTTGGATTAGCAGAAACatttttcaactattttaaACAGATTGGAGTTCTGGCAGATACGACTACATACAATATTCTAATCCGCGCTTTCATACATGAAGGAAATGATTTGATGGTAGATGAGCTATCAAGGGAAATGTCTAGCCGTAAATTGAGGCTGGATCTTGGCACCTACAATTGCTTCGTGCATGCCTTATGCAGAAGAGGCAAAATTGCACTTGCCCTCCATCTGCGAGACCAATTGCGAGAGAATGGCATCCCTcctaatattttcatttacaaCACAATTATGAAAGCAATGTTCATGAAAGGAATGTTCTGGGAAATTATTGATCTGCTTAAGGACATGTACGTGGATGGATGTGAACCTAATGAAGGATCTTATAAACTATTGAAAGAAGCGAAGTTAAAAGGTTGGATGAAGGGTTCCCCTCAAGCTTTACAAATGAGAGTGTTTGTTATGTTTGGTAAATTGTCCTGA
- the LOC125214898 gene encoding pentatricopeptide repeat-containing protein At1g62914, mitochondrial-like isoform X2: protein MISHQFNFWGLCKISELSVECSFVPKRKRWFFSLSHFMRISTSCCAAQDTGFSSDDNVLLESCEYRELQQRMQRHAASGCITKALETLNFMRDNVLGMVQVAISLFVKISGKGYFCGGIIYNPILWALCKSSKTFVALAFFGFLEKKGFVRSVYSYTALVYGFSKDRLWREAFFCLEEMENVGCKPSLVTYTVLIKFLCDDGKIDVALNLLGKMEESGYNPDLVVYNIVLREFCTQGRVDDAYDLIQLIDQKGLSPDMYTHAALAGGMLKRGNVEFVNKLLLNIILRHCSVDTAVYNIYLHSMCCDSNSGEALSLMQSVMEKGFRPTNRSYNIILKGLCKERNFYEAFKLFDCILWPSNGPDLISLNTVLSAACKLGNSAIVQRILWQMEHEGIKLDVVSLTSLIQYYCTVGKITDCLKLVESMVINGPKPNTVTVNTLLIGLCKNHLLGLAETFFNYFKQIGVLADTTTYNILIRAFIHEGNDLMVDELSREMSSRKLRLDLGTYNCFVHALCRRGKIALALHLRDQLRENGIPPNIFIYNTIMKAMFMKGMFWEIIDLLKDMYVDGCEPNEGSYKLLKEAKLKGWMKGSPQALQMRVFVMFGKLS from the exons ATGATAAGTCATCAGTTTAATTTTTGGGGTTTATGCAAAATTTCTGAACTTTCTGTAGAATGTTCTTTTGTACCCAAGAGAAAAAGATGGTTTTTTTCGCTGTCCCACTTTATGAGGATTTCCACTTCTTGCTGTGCTGCTCAAGATACTGGTTTCTCATCAGATGACAATGTGCTGCTGGAATCGTGCGAATACAGAGAGTTGCAGCAGAGAATGCAGCGGCATGCTGCCTCGGGGTGCATTACCAAAGCCCTCGAGACTCTGAACTTCATGAGGGATAATGTTCTGG GGATGGTTCAGGTGGCAATTTCATTGTTTGTGAAGATTTCAGGAAAGGGATACTTTTGTGGGGGGATTATTTATAATCCCATACTCTGGGCTTTATGTAAATCCAGTAAAACTTTTGTCGCATTAGCATTTTTTGGTTTCTTAGAAAAGAAGGGATTCGTGCGATCTGTTTACTCTTATACTGCGTTGGTTTATGGTTTTAGTAAGGATAGGCTGTGGCGTGAAGCTTTTTTCTGTTTAGAGGAAATGGAAAATGTTGGTTGTAAGCCTAGTCTGGTCACTTATACAGTACTTATTAAGTTTCTCTGTGATGACGGGAAAATTGATGTGGCACTGAACCTTTTGGGAAAGATGGAAGAGAGCGGATATAACCCTGACTTAGTTGTATACAACATAGTTCTCCGTGAGTTTTGCACTCAAGGTAGAGTAGATGATGCTTATGATCTTATTCAACTTATTGATCAAAAGGGCTTGTCACCTGACATGTATACTCATGCCGCATTAGCTGGAGGCATGTTGAAAAGGGGCAATGTAGAGTTCGTCAATAAGTTGTTGCTCAATATTATACTAAGGCACTGCTCTGTAGATACTGCCGTTTACAACATATATCTGCATTCCATGTGTTGTGATAGTAATTCTGGAGAAGCTTTGTCCTTGATGCAGAGTGTGATGGAAAAGGGTTTTAGACCTACTAATAGATCATACAACATAATTCTTAAGGGATTGTGCAAAGAGAGAAATTTTTATGAAGCTTTCAAGTTATTTGATTGTATCTTGTGGCCTAGCAATGGCCCTGATTTGATTTCCTTGAATACTGTTTTGTCTGCTGCATGTAAACTAGGAAATTCAGCCATTGTTCAGAGAATTTTGTGGCAGATGGAACATGAAGGAATAAAACTTGACGTTGTGAGCTTAACATCTCTGATTCAGTATTATTGTACAGTTGGCAAAATAACAGACTGCTTAAAGCTCGTGGAGTCCATGGTGATCAATGGTCCCAAGCCTAATACAGTCACTGTGAACACCCTTCTTATTGGACTCTGCAAGAATCATCTACTTGGATTAGCAGAAACatttttcaactattttaaACAGATTGGAGTTCTGGCAGATACGACTACATACAATATTCTAATCCGCGCTTTCATACATGAAGGAAATGATTTGATGGTAGATGAGCTATCAAGGGAAATGTCTAGCCGTAAATTGAGGCTGGATCTTGGCACCTACAATTGCTTCGTGCATGCCTTATGCAGAAGAGGCAAAATTGCACTTGCCCTCCATCTGCGAGACCAATTGCGAGAGAATGGCATCCCTcctaatattttcatttacaaCACAATTATGAAAGCAATGTTCATGAAAGGAATGTTCTGGGAAATTATTGATCTGCTTAAGGACATGTACGTGGATGGATGTGAACCTAATGAAGGATCTTATAAACTATTGAAAGAAGCGAAGTTAAAAGGTTGGATGAAGGGTTCCCCTCAAGCTTTACAAATGAGAGTGTTTGTTATGTTTGGTAAATTGTCCTGA